Proteins encoded together in one bacterium window:
- the murD gene encoding UDP-N-acetylmuramoyl-L-alanine--D-glutamate ligase produces the protein MKRIGILGFGIVGKSVIRFIKTYESEVSQRLFGFATQLTLNVWDKKNLTEQEYDLLAEYHAQHMSHVDVQLFVQMHDFIVASPGFDINTYADQSHKFLNELDFFAPFFSKPTIGITGTLGKTSTTKLLTNMLNRVTVNDYALRFVEGGNVGTAMLDLIGRQHDVDGAVLELSSWQLEHNKSFAPDMAIWTNVYPNHLDRHKTMAAYAQAKYQLMGLQRASQHAIIGDQVLSDHDARPLLASLKSRPCVVTEMARESVMPQLLWSACDVVDLHHDQVRFSRVENQQVVEEIMLLDAALLPPSQFVQNWLFVLAALKLLGVDWSVLKKELAVGTVKGVEHRLEWCAAVGGVDFYNDSKSTVIQSTQAAVQKLALSGRPLLVIVGGLGKGADRSALATMLREMPAIKKAYCFGPSCFEFASCAQFATLDHLLEQVFIDMSVGDIVLFSPSGSSYDLFENYEHRGRVFKDLVQRKANAVH, from the coding sequence ATGAAGCGCATAGGAATTTTGGGTTTTGGCATTGTTGGCAAATCGGTTATACGTTTTATTAAAACGTATGAGTCTGAGGTTTCGCAGCGCCTGTTTGGTTTTGCAACGCAACTAACGCTTAATGTGTGGGACAAAAAAAACTTAACCGAGCAAGAGTATGATTTGCTGGCTGAGTATCATGCGCAGCATATGTCGCATGTTGATGTTCAGCTTTTTGTGCAGATGCATGATTTTATTGTTGCCAGCCCCGGTTTTGATATCAATACTTATGCTGATCAGTCGCATAAATTTTTGAATGAGCTTGATTTTTTTGCGCCATTTTTTTCTAAGCCAACGATCGGTATTACCGGAACGCTGGGCAAAACAAGCACTACCAAATTGTTAACAAACATGCTCAATCGTGTGACGGTTAATGACTATGCGCTTCGTTTTGTTGAGGGCGGCAATGTTGGCACTGCCATGCTCGATTTAATTGGTAGGCAGCATGATGTTGATGGGGCGGTGCTTGAACTTTCAAGCTGGCAGCTTGAACACAACAAAAGCTTTGCGCCCGACATGGCGATTTGGACGAATGTGTATCCAAACCATTTGGACCGTCATAAAACAATGGCGGCCTACGCGCAGGCAAAATATCAGTTGATGGGTTTGCAACGTGCCTCGCAGCATGCGATTATTGGCGATCAGGTTTTGAGCGATCACGATGCGCGGCCCTTGTTGGCGTCGCTTAAAAGTAGGCCGTGTGTAGTTACTGAAATGGCACGCGAGTCAGTCATGCCGCAACTTTTATGGTCGGCGTGTGATGTGGTTGATCTTCATCATGACCAAGTTCGTTTTTCACGCGTTGAAAATCAGCAGGTTGTTGAAGAAATAATGTTGCTTGATGCAGCCTTGCTCCCGCCAAGCCAGTTTGTTCAAAATTGGCTTTTTGTGTTAGCGGCGCTAAAACTTTTGGGTGTTGACTGGTCTGTGCTGAAAAAAGAGTTGGCGGTTGGTACTGTCAAAGGTGTTGAGCATCGGCTTGAGTGGTGTGCTGCTGTTGGCGGGGTTGATTTTTATAACGATTCAAAATCAACGGTGATTCAGTCTACGCAGGCGGCAGTTCAAAAATTGGCGCTTAGCGGTAGGCCGTTGTTGGTTATTGTTGGCGGGCTTGGCAAAGGTGCCGATCGTTCAGCTCTAGCAACCATGTTGCGTGAAATGCCTGCCATCAAAAAAGCTTACTGCTTTGGGCCGTCGTGTTTTGAGTTTGCTTCGTGCGCGCAATTTGCCACGCTTGATCACCTGTTGGAGCAAGTTTTTATTGATATGAGCGTTGGCGATATTGTCTTATTTTCGCCCAGCGGTTCCAGTTACGATTTATTTGAAAACTATGAGCATCGCGGCCGAGTTTTTAAAGATCTTGTTCAACGCAAGGCAAACGCCGTACACTAG
- a CDS encoding ankyrin repeat domain-containing protein: protein MNNKFFTSFLIVLAFTANALPMFASYTDLQIAAIKGNVAKLEEIINNGVDINIQSDNENGWATLHYAAWNGRFDCVKLLVENGANPYANTKKGETAADLAKQHYLSESYTIIRYLNGQPAGEYRKILEEKDIPEIKEPEGAADEEAASASSTPPNQE from the coding sequence ATGAACAACAAATTTTTCACGTCATTTTTAATCGTGCTCGCTTTTACCGCCAACGCTCTACCTATGTTTGCCAGTTATACAGATCTTCAGATCGCGGCAATAAAAGGCAATGTCGCAAAACTTGAAGAAATAATAAACAACGGTGTTGATATCAATATTCAAAGCGATAACGAGAACGGCTGGGCAACGCTTCATTATGCTGCCTGGAATGGTCGTTTCGACTGCGTAAAACTACTGGTAGAAAATGGTGCCAATCCTTACGCCAACACTAAAAAAGGCGAAACGGCAGCTGACCTTGCAAAACAACATTATCTTTCAGAATCTTATACCATAATACGTTATTTAAATGGCCAACCAGCCGGGGAGTATCGAAAAATATTAGAAGAAAAAGACATTCCAGAAATCAAAGAACCTGAAGGCGCAGCAGACGAAGAGGCAGCAAGCGCTTCAAGCACGCCTCCAAATCAAGAATAA
- a CDS encoding ankyrin repeat domain-containing protein, translating into MNKKFLGTLFVTLAFAANAMPAAHQAIDEAADEAENQELFNAVETGNIEYLQEFLRNGIDVNTKNDYDETLLHIAASRGQSECVQELLAHNADFEAIELDGMTPLYYASNTACTQLLLEKGANPNICDTCYHEIPLHEAVQTGNLEQAILLIKHGSLCNAKDIDGNTPLHLAALSGHLDCVQYLLESGANLEATNNDGQTAKDRARLNGHQNVVELLEYWAEIPDIKEPEEENNGKEEIVEVEEPSKKRKHDDDNNGPVSKKAKTESSSSNQQ; encoded by the coding sequence ATGAATAAGAAATTTTTAGGGACACTATTCGTTACGTTGGCTTTTGCCGCAAACGCTATGCCGGCAGCACATCAAGCAATCGATGAGGCAGCTGATGAGGCCGAAAACCAAGAACTTTTTAATGCAGTCGAAACTGGTAATATTGAATATTTACAAGAATTTTTAAGAAACGGGATCGATGTCAATACTAAAAACGACTATGACGAAACACTTCTTCACATTGCCGCTTCCAGAGGTCAGTCTGAATGCGTACAAGAACTCTTAGCACACAATGCAGATTTTGAGGCCATTGAACTAGATGGCATGACGCCACTTTATTACGCCAGCAATACTGCATGCACACAACTATTACTAGAAAAAGGCGCCAATCCCAATATTTGCGATACATGCTACCATGAAATCCCCCTTCACGAGGCAGTACAAACAGGAAACCTTGAACAAGCAATTCTTCTTATTAAACACGGATCTCTCTGCAATGCCAAAGATATCGATGGCAACACCCCCCTTCATTTAGCAGCACTTTCAGGCCACCTCGACTGCGTACAATATTTGCTAGAAAGCGGTGCCAACCTTGAAGCAACAAATAACGATGGCCAAACAGCTAAAGATCGAGCAAGACTCAACGGCCACCAAAACGTTGTAGAATTGTTAGAATATTGGGCTGAAATTCCTGACATCAAAGAACCTGAAGAAGAAAATAATGGCAAAGAAGAAATTGTTGAAGTCGAAGAACCAAGCAAAAAAAGAAAGCATGATGATGATAACAACGGCCCTGTAAGCAAGAAAGCAAAAACAGAAAGCTCGTCGTCAAATCAACAATAA
- a CDS encoding ankyrin repeat domain-containing protein has translation MNYKFRVFFLALLTQFIHNAQAMQIINPLHLAAKNGDINTILELTKTIPVNQQDSLGFSALHVAAFHNQVKTIQTLLSIEANAKITNVHGLTPLHLTSDRLCLRIFLNACGNKFINTQDHYGNTPLLIAITNNRSNEYIKELIKWRADVNIPNAGGFTPLYCATAADNTDIMTALIFAGAELDTKNHTLDTAPLHIAAMKEDSTCLQLLIKAGADVDLPGVDDNFTPLHIAALYDTSQNAQILLDEGANHAIKSTIRQSTPLDLALEYNNFQSANIISLAIQHRASYYQEPSSDGSAKISVIPQLEGQEDVLIRPQKKRFNKPRKSVIKNVVPAYRLPQITTFKKAKRLKKVEHAS, from the coding sequence ATGAACTATAAATTTAGAGTATTTTTTTTGGCATTACTCACGCAGTTTATTCACAATGCTCAAGCGATGCAAATAATCAATCCGTTACATCTGGCTGCAAAAAATGGTGATATCAACACGATCCTCGAACTCACAAAAACAATACCGGTGAATCAACAAGATTCTTTAGGTTTTTCAGCTCTTCACGTCGCCGCTTTTCACAATCAAGTTAAAACTATTCAGACCCTTCTGAGCATTGAGGCCAACGCAAAAATTACCAACGTTCATGGCCTCACCCCACTCCATTTAACTTCAGATCGTCTTTGTCTCAGAATATTTCTCAACGCATGTGGCAACAAATTTATCAACACACAAGATCATTATGGCAACACACCTTTGCTTATTGCCATCACAAACAACCGCAGCAACGAATACATAAAAGAACTTATTAAATGGCGCGCTGACGTAAACATTCCCAATGCTGGCGGGTTTACACCGCTCTATTGCGCTACCGCAGCTGACAACACAGACATCATGACGGCTTTAATCTTTGCCGGAGCAGAATTGGACACTAAAAATCACACACTTGATACCGCACCATTACACATTGCTGCCATGAAGGAAGACTCAACATGCCTTCAACTACTTATTAAGGCAGGAGCAGATGTTGATTTGCCTGGTGTTGATGACAACTTTACGCCACTACATATCGCAGCCCTTTATGATACGAGCCAAAACGCGCAAATATTATTGGATGAAGGCGCCAATCACGCCATAAAAAGTACTATTCGCCAATCAACGCCCCTTGATCTTGCACTTGAATATAATAACTTTCAATCAGCAAACATAATCTCTCTGGCTATCCAGCATCGGGCTTCTTATTACCAAGAACCATCATCAGATGGTAGCGCTAAAATATCGGTCATCCCTCAGCTTGAAGGACAGGAAGATGTTTTGATCCGACCTCAAAAAAAGCGCTTCAATAAGCCAAGAAAAAGCGTAATTAAAAACGTTGTCCCCGCCTATCGGCTACCTCAAATTACCACTTTTAAAAAAGCAAAACGATTAAAGAAGGTTGAACACGCAAGCTAG
- the rfaE2 gene encoding D-glycero-beta-D-manno-heptose 1-phosphate adenylyltransferase, with amino-acid sequence MKDLINFIKRGGRKNVIIVGDLMLDEYLFGSVDRISPEAPVPIVREQHREWQLGGAANVAANCRSIGFDVALFGVINPYDRSGKKFCELLEKNNISKENLIFSETRSTTNKLRVMSRNHQCLRIDHEDREPLTDKERMLLIERVKKNIKPESVLLLSDYAKGVIDRYLVDYMVGLARQNNCIIVADPKGPDFDKYQGIDYMTPNLSEFAQIVHYFGLDRHHSLVDNARKIIKQLNMTGMMITMGEQGIHFVSADADFHSPACKREVFDLSGAGDTVVAFLALGFAHKLDLVVVLRLANHAASIAISHLKTYSVSLEELIDRQADVAEKIMYDWARLKIELEWLRSEGKRIVFTNGCFDILHSGHIHLLKEAKKRGDILVVALNTDASVQRLNKGPERPINSLSERATIMSALSVVDFVTAFDQDTPREILEYLRPNVLVKGGDYKREELAGYDLLMSYGGEVFTIDMVPGRSTTSTIQKLQQTASSPA; translated from the coding sequence ATGAAGGATCTTATTAATTTTATTAAGCGTGGCGGTCGTAAGAATGTTATCATCGTGGGCGACCTCATGCTCGATGAATATCTATTTGGTTCTGTTGATCGCATATCGCCAGAAGCGCCGGTACCAATTGTTCGTGAACAGCATCGTGAGTGGCAGCTTGGTGGGGCAGCAAATGTTGCAGCCAATTGCCGCAGCATTGGTTTTGATGTAGCACTTTTTGGTGTTATCAATCCGTACGATCGCAGTGGCAAAAAATTTTGTGAATTACTTGAAAAAAATAATATTAGCAAAGAAAATCTGATTTTTTCTGAAACTCGTTCTACGACCAATAAGTTGCGTGTGATGTCGCGAAACCACCAATGTTTGCGCATTGATCATGAAGATAGAGAACCATTAACAGACAAAGAACGCATGCTTTTAATTGAGCGTGTAAAAAAAAATATTAAACCAGAATCGGTCTTATTGCTTTCAGATTATGCCAAAGGCGTTATAGACCGGTACCTTGTTGATTATATGGTTGGGCTTGCCCGCCAAAACAATTGCATTATCGTGGCCGATCCAAAAGGTCCTGATTTTGATAAGTATCAGGGCATTGATTATATGACGCCAAACTTGTCGGAATTTGCGCAAATCGTGCACTACTTTGGTCTTGATCGGCATCATTCGCTGGTGGACAATGCACGTAAAATTATAAAACAACTGAATATGACCGGTATGATGATAACGATGGGCGAGCAGGGCATTCATTTTGTTTCCGCCGATGCCGACTTTCATTCCCCAGCCTGCAAACGCGAAGTGTTTGATTTATCGGGTGCTGGTGATACCGTTGTTGCTTTTTTAGCGCTTGGTTTTGCGCACAAGTTAGATCTTGTTGTTGTGTTGCGCCTCGCAAATCATGCCGCTTCCATTGCGATATCGCATCTTAAAACGTACAGCGTTAGTTTGGAAGAGCTGATTGATCGCCAAGCTGATGTTGCCGAAAAAATTATGTACGACTGGGCGCGTTTAAAAATTGAGCTTGAATGGTTGCGCAGCGAAGGCAAGCGTATTGTTTTTACTAACGGTTGCTTTGATATTTTGCACTCTGGGCATATTCATCTTCTTAAAGAAGCAAAAAAACGTGGGGATATTCTTGTTGTGGCGTTGAATACCGATGCCTCGGTGCAGCGTTTAAATAAAGGTCCTGAGCGGCCAATTAATTCGTTATCTGAGCGGGCAACCATTATGTCAGCATTAAGTGTTGTTGATTTTGTGACCGCGTTTGATCAAGACACTCCGCGCGAAATTCTTGAATATCTACGGCCCAATGTTTTGGTAAAAGGTGGCGATTACAAGCGCGAAGAGTTGGCGGGGTACGATTTATTAATGTCGTACGGCGGTGAAGTTTTTACCATCGATATGGTGCCTGGCCGTTCAACAACCAGCACGATTCAAAAATTACAGCAAACGGCTAGTAGTCCAGCATGA
- a CDS encoding ATP-dependent DNA ligase, which produces MKFREVAEVFDALENESSRLVMTHAMADLLKKATSHDAATIAYLSLGSLQPPYLSTQFNFAQKSAIKVVAKLVGESEETVKKQASNLGDVAVVVAHAYQNSLFKQDFTLAEIEKKLHHFLTITGIGSQEEKDKFLLELLRTLDPISGKYVMRIILGKLRLGFSDMTLIDAFSWMQAGDKSLRGDLEDAYNVCADIGFIIKTLKEEGIAGVRHIGIKPGIPIRPAAAERLATSKDIVQKLGPCIAQPKLDGFRLQVHLQKKANGGMQVHFFSRNLIDMSDMFPDLFDAVKHVDVTSFVGEGEAICYNEETDSFLPFQETVRRKRKHGIEEAAQEFPLQLHMFDALFLNGESLLNKPHTQRRHILEKVFSSKQVEREGVIHLVAEHTIESVQDLEHYFKQTVTIGLEGVVVKRPDAIYQPGKRNFNWVKLKREESGSLSDTLDCVILGYYAGHGKRSKFGIGAVLVGVYNQKKECYETIAKIGTGLTDDEWRAQKKMCDEAAVAHRPKDVACAKELYPDVWVAPRMVCLVRADEITKSPLHQAGADDKELGYALRFPRIMGYRSDKSPEDATTVSEVDALFKIQFAKKKKPD; this is translated from the coding sequence ATGAAATTTCGTGAAGTTGCTGAAGTTTTTGATGCGTTAGAAAATGAATCGTCGCGGTTGGTGATGACTCATGCCATGGCCGATCTGCTTAAAAAAGCGACATCGCACGATGCCGCTACGATTGCGTACTTGTCGCTGGGGAGTTTACAGCCGCCATATTTAAGTACGCAGTTTAATTTTGCACAAAAAAGTGCCATAAAAGTTGTTGCAAAGTTGGTGGGCGAATCTGAGGAAACGGTCAAAAAACAAGCCAGCAATCTTGGTGATGTGGCGGTGGTCGTTGCTCATGCGTACCAAAATTCTCTCTTCAAGCAAGATTTCACGTTGGCTGAAATTGAAAAAAAATTACATCATTTTTTGACGATTACCGGTATTGGCTCACAAGAAGAAAAAGATAAATTTTTACTTGAGCTTTTGCGCACACTCGACCCTATTTCAGGCAAATACGTGATGCGGATTATTCTTGGCAAGCTGCGGCTTGGTTTTTCTGATATGACGCTGATCGATGCTTTTTCGTGGATGCAGGCGGGCGATAAATCGTTGCGCGGCGACCTTGAAGATGCGTACAACGTTTGTGCCGACATTGGCTTTATTATAAAAACACTCAAGGAAGAGGGTATTGCTGGGGTCCGCCACATTGGCATTAAGCCTGGCATTCCTATCAGGCCGGCAGCAGCAGAGCGCCTGGCAACCTCAAAAGATATTGTACAAAAATTAGGTCCGTGCATTGCTCAGCCAAAACTGGATGGTTTTCGTTTGCAGGTTCATTTGCAAAAAAAGGCCAATGGCGGCATGCAGGTTCACTTTTTTTCACGCAATCTGATCGATATGTCCGATATGTTTCCCGATCTTTTTGATGCGGTTAAGCATGTTGATGTTACCAGTTTTGTTGGTGAGGGCGAGGCGATTTGTTATAACGAAGAAACTGATAGTTTTTTGCCATTTCAAGAAACGGTACGTCGCAAGCGTAAGCACGGCATCGAAGAGGCGGCACAAGAGTTTCCATTGCAGTTGCACATGTTTGATGCGCTCTTTTTGAATGGAGAATCGTTGTTGAACAAGCCTCACACGCAGCGCCGGCATATTTTGGAAAAAGTTTTTAGTAGCAAGCAGGTTGAGCGCGAGGGCGTTATTCATTTGGTTGCTGAGCATACAATAGAATCTGTCCAAGATTTAGAACATTATTTTAAACAAACGGTAACGATCGGCCTTGAAGGCGTCGTTGTTAAACGGCCCGACGCCATTTATCAGCCAGGCAAACGTAATTTTAATTGGGTTAAACTAAAACGCGAAGAATCTGGCTCGCTGAGCGATACCTTGGACTGTGTTATTTTGGGTTACTATGCCGGGCACGGTAAACGTTCAAAGTTTGGGATTGGTGCGGTGCTAGTGGGCGTTTATAACCAAAAGAAGGAGTGTTACGAAACGATCGCTAAAATTGGTACTGGCTTGACCGACGACGAATGGCGCGCACAAAAAAAGATGTGCGACGAGGCTGCTGTTGCACATAGGCCCAAAGATGTTGCATGTGCCAAGGAATTGTATCCAGATGTGTGGGTAGCGCCCCGCATGGTTTGCTTGGTGCGCGCTGACGAAATTACCAAGTCTCCCTTGCATCAGGCAGGGGCCGATGATAAAGAATTAGGTTATGCTTTGCGGTTTCCGCGCATTATGGGTTATCGTAGCGATAAAAGCCCCGAAGATGCGACAACGGTCAGCGAAGTTGATGCCTTGTTTAAGATTCAGTTTGCAAAAAAAAAGAAGCCTGACTAA
- a CDS encoding ankyrin repeat domain-containing protein: MNKKFLGSLFIALAFAANALPAADAPLSQAAKKGDTAQVRNLITRGANVNVQNNSGWTPLHEAVRFGHTECAQLLLQKGANINAQSNTCWTPLHSAARWNQIECVRLLLHYGANPETKNNYGQTAKNLAQKYGLQETVNVLQNWVDFLETKEPESAADEEAASASSAPSNQE; this comes from the coding sequence ATGAATAAGAAATTTTTAGGATCATTGTTCATTGCCTTGGCTTTTGCAGCCAATGCTCTACCGGCAGCTGATGCGCCACTTAGTCAAGCAGCAAAAAAAGGTGATACCGCACAAGTAAGAAATTTGATAACACGCGGCGCCAATGTTAATGTACAAAACAACTCTGGTTGGACACCGCTGCATGAAGCTGTCAGATTTGGTCATACCGAGTGTGCTCAACTACTTTTACAAAAGGGCGCCAATATTAATGCACAAAGCAACACTTGCTGGACCCCGCTGCATAGCGCTGCCAGATGGAACCAAATCGAATGCGTTCGGCTACTTTTACACTATGGGGCCAATCCTGAAACAAAAAATAATTATGGCCAAACAGCCAAAAACCTTGCTCAAAAATATGGCCTTCAAGAAACCGTTAACGTTTTACAAAACTGGGTAGACTTTCTAGAAACCAAAGAACCAGAAAGCGCCGCAGACGAAGAAGCTGCAAGCGCTTCAAGCGCGCCTTCGAATCAAGAATAA
- a CDS encoding orotidine 5'-phosphate decarboxylase, whose translation MKLQIRYNFTDLAHALEIAQQTATYADIVEIGTLLIFKEGINAVKEFKKNFPNKPLYVDAKIADRGTESTELFCQAGASFVSVLSNTYYYIIKDAVNTAKSYNAEIVLDFISTEMPGQVAAEATNLGASRILLHRARTPDQSIDLEQDWASVRENTDLPIFIKGKIDAQVLRDIVPLKPEGVVIGSAITYAHNPAEEAQKIRELLDKHR comes from the coding sequence ATGAAATTACAAATCAGATACAACTTTACCGATCTTGCTCACGCCCTCGAGATTGCACAACAAACAGCGACATATGCCGACATTGTAGAAATAGGCACTCTGCTCATTTTTAAAGAAGGTATTAATGCGGTTAAAGAATTCAAAAAAAATTTCCCCAACAAACCTTTGTACGTAGATGCAAAAATTGCAGACCGCGGCACCGAATCTACTGAATTGTTTTGCCAAGCGGGCGCTTCGTTTGTTTCGGTTTTATCGAATACTTATTATTACATTATCAAAGATGCCGTCAACACCGCCAAAAGTTATAATGCTGAAATTGTGCTCGATTTTATTAGTACTGAAATGCCGGGCCAAGTTGCTGCAGAAGCAACCAACCTTGGCGCTTCGCGTATTTTGTTACACCGCGCACGCACACCAGACCAATCGATAGATCTTGAACAAGACTGGGCAAGTGTGCGTGAAAACACTGATCTACCCATTTTTATTAAAGGGAAAATTGATGCGCAAGTGCTGCGCGACATTGTACCGCTCAAACCAGAGGGCGTGGTAATTGGTTCTGCTATTACTTACGCACATAATCCTGCAGAGGAAGCTCAAAAAATTCGTGAATTATTAGATAAGCATCGTTGA
- a CDS encoding glycerol-3-phosphate acyltransferase, whose translation MITVRVMMMMLVLGGLFLLSYLVGSIPSGYIVCKLFFKIDITAHGSRNIGATNVARVLGNTNFFFFILFFDSCKAFLTLLAADYVLHAQGVMMTQDYLVICAAALLLGNAYSVFLGFKGGKGVATSLGALLYLVPLYLVLLFACAWVVLFMLTRHAFIASLSSIFMLTLYYGILVNIDLMFYFFVALCVWLVWRHKNNVYEFFNGSHR comes from the coding sequence ATGATAACCGTGAGGGTAATGATGATGATGCTTGTTTTGGGTGGTTTATTCCTGCTGTCGTATTTGGTTGGCTCGATTCCTTCGGGCTATATTGTATGTAAATTGTTTTTTAAGATCGATATCACCGCGCATGGCTCCCGCAATATCGGTGCTACCAACGTGGCCCGCGTTTTGGGCAATACGAACTTTTTCTTTTTTATTCTGTTTTTTGATTCCTGCAAGGCCTTTCTTACCTTGTTGGCGGCCGACTATGTGCTGCATGCGCAGGGCGTTATGATGACGCAAGATTATTTGGTGATATGTGCAGCTGCGTTGTTACTTGGCAATGCCTATTCAGTTTTTTTGGGTTTTAAAGGTGGTAAGGGCGTGGCAACTTCGTTGGGTGCGCTGCTGTATCTGGTGCCGCTGTATTTGGTTCTTTTATTTGCATGTGCGTGGGTGGTTTTATTTATGCTGACGCGGCATGCTTTTATTGCGTCGTTGAGCTCGATTTTCATGTTAACGTTGTATTATGGCATTTTAGTAAATATCGATTTGATGTTTTATTTTTTTGTTGCGCTCTGCGTATGGCTTGTGTGGCGGCATAAAAATAATGTGTATGAATTTTTTAATGGCAGTCATCGTTAA
- a CDS encoding ankyrin repeat domain-containing protein, with protein sequence MNKKFLGALFCALAFTANVMRAANGEWTPLHQTAKAGNSAQVRILIAGNADIHAQDNDGWTPLHVATILGRTKYAELLLLHNACVNAQDNNGLTPLHHAAFWGHTEIVTLLLQHGANTDNTTNKGKTAEALAQENSQEDVVKILQNWDNLLEIKEPENAADEEAASASSAPSNQE encoded by the coding sequence ATGAATAAAAAATTTTTAGGAGCATTGTTTTGTGCTTTAGCTTTTACCGCCAACGTCATGCGTGCAGCTAACGGCGAATGGACACCACTTCATCAAACAGCAAAGGCTGGCAACTCCGCACAGGTAAGAATTCTGATAGCAGGTAATGCCGATATTCATGCACAAGACAACGACGGCTGGACACCGCTTCATGTTGCTACCATATTAGGCCGTACTAAATACGCTGAACTACTTTTACTCCATAATGCCTGCGTTAATGCACAAGACAACAACGGCTTAACGCCACTTCATCATGCTGCTTTTTGGGGTCATACCGAAATCGTTACACTACTTTTACAGCATGGTGCTAATACTGACAACACGACAAACAAGGGCAAAACAGCAGAAGCCCTTGCACAAGAAAATAGCCAGGAAGATGTCGTTAAAATTTTACAAAATTGGGATAACCTTCTAGAAATCAAAGAGCCAGAAAACGCCGCAGACGAAGAAGCTGCAAGCGCTTCAAGCGCGCCTTCGAATCAAGAATAA
- the ftsW gene encoding putative lipid II flippase FtsW, with product MVPMLDRTLKIERRIFLGLTLLLTLIGCVFVYSASSVFALEKFGSAQYFLKKHLLYLIPSFFGFMFFALVPVSLIKKYAPLFFLVTLGLTVLTFFSGGIHIHGSSRWLSIGGKSFQPSEFLKLALFIYLGSLFDRKSKYLQSFVHSYLPFLLVLGVTFLVLLKQPDFGSVVTILITALMLFFVAEFNLMHVFLTAACALPVLLFLTFSKSYRLNRILIFLNPWSDPQGRGFQIIQSLIAIGSGHVWGLGIAQSKQKFFYLPMQHTDFIFPIIAEEMGFVGCVGVLACYFLFLWYGLRLTLKMNDSFAFFTSLGFIIFITLQAVINIMVTTGLLPTKGLGLPFISYGGTSLLSLFCMIGLIMNFSRSNQP from the coding sequence ATGGTGCCAATGCTGGATCGGACGCTTAAGATTGAGCGGCGAATATTTTTGGGTCTTACGTTGTTGCTAACGCTGATCGGCTGTGTGTTTGTCTATTCTGCAAGTTCTGTTTTTGCGTTAGAAAAATTTGGATCAGCACAATATTTCTTAAAAAAGCATCTGCTGTACTTGATTCCCAGTTTCTTTGGTTTTATGTTTTTTGCGTTGGTCCCGGTTTCTTTAATCAAAAAATATGCGCCACTCTTTTTTTTAGTGACGCTTGGTTTGACGGTTCTCACCTTTTTTTCTGGCGGGATTCATATTCACGGCTCAAGCCGCTGGTTGAGTATTGGCGGTAAAAGTTTTCAGCCGAGTGAATTTTTGAAATTGGCGCTCTTTATTTATTTAGGTTCTTTGTTCGACCGAAAAAGCAAATATCTGCAATCGTTTGTGCATAGTTATCTGCCGTTTTTGCTCGTGCTGGGTGTTACGTTTTTGGTCTTGCTCAAGCAGCCAGATTTTGGTTCGGTCGTTACTATTTTAATTACCGCCTTGATGCTTTTTTTTGTTGCTGAGTTTAATTTGATGCATGTCTTTTTGACGGCTGCTTGCGCGCTGCCCGTCTTACTTTTTTTAACGTTTTCTAAATCGTATCGCTTGAATCGTATTTTAATTTTTTTGAATCCATGGTCAGACCCCCAGGGCCGTGGTTTTCAGATTATCCAGTCGCTGATTGCGATTGGCTCGGGGCATGTGTGGGGGCTTGGGATTGCGCAATCAAAACAAAAATTTTTCTATTTGCCGATGCAGCATACCGATTTTATTTTTCCGATTATTGCCGAAGAAATGGGCTTTGTGGGGTGCGTGGGCGTGCTGGCCTGTTACTTTTTGTTTTTGTGGTACGGCCTGCGTCTGACACTGAAAATGAATGATTCATTTGCGTTTTTCACATCGCTTGGTTTTATTATTTTTATCACGCTGCAAGCGGTTATTAATATCATGGTTACGACGGGCTTGTTGCCTACCAAAGGGCTTGGATTGCCTTTTATTAGTTATGGCGGAACATCTCTTTTAAGCTTATTTTGTATGATTGGCTTGATCATGAATTTTTCACGATCAAACCAGCCATAA